One part of the Prochlorococcus marinus str. MIT 9313 genome encodes these proteins:
- the ald gene encoding alanine dehydrogenase, whose amino-acid sequence MDSSLLSAPIASIGVPTEIKADELRVALTPDGVKELVTKGLEVRVQAGAGAGAGIGDEAFADAGAKLVKREEAWAAHLVVKVKEPQEEEFGLLRQDMVLFTYLHLAAYPKVGEALLNAGTTGVGYETVQLENGSLPLLAPMSEIAGRLAAQVGAHLLERPHGGRGLLIGGCTGVQPARVVVLGAGTVGWNAARLAAAMDAEVMLLDRSPERLRSLEARRRGRLISVVNSRGLLERLIPTADLLIGAVLTPGGRAPTLVDEEMVKQMKPNSVIVDVAIDQGGCVATSQETTHTHPTVTIHGVQHYAVGNMPGAVPFTSTEALVSVTLPYILGIAGRGLEEAVTERPELLSGLNTIQGSVCHPGVAKALGLPPRHPMACLR is encoded by the coding sequence ATGGACTCCTCTCTTCTTTCGGCCCCAATAGCCAGCATCGGGGTACCGACCGAAATTAAAGCCGATGAGCTGAGAGTGGCTCTTACTCCTGACGGGGTGAAAGAACTGGTCACCAAGGGGCTAGAAGTAAGGGTTCAGGCTGGCGCCGGGGCTGGAGCAGGCATTGGTGATGAGGCCTTCGCTGATGCCGGTGCCAAGCTTGTTAAACGCGAGGAGGCCTGGGCAGCCCATCTCGTCGTGAAAGTGAAGGAGCCTCAGGAAGAGGAATTCGGTCTACTCAGGCAAGACATGGTGCTCTTCACTTACCTACACCTAGCCGCCTACCCGAAGGTGGGTGAAGCGCTACTCAATGCTGGCACCACCGGCGTGGGTTACGAAACGGTGCAACTAGAAAACGGCAGCCTGCCGCTACTGGCACCAATGAGCGAAATCGCTGGCCGTCTAGCCGCACAAGTGGGCGCCCATTTGCTCGAACGACCTCATGGCGGACGCGGCTTGCTAATCGGAGGCTGCACCGGCGTGCAACCAGCCCGGGTGGTCGTGTTGGGCGCTGGCACCGTGGGCTGGAATGCAGCCAGGCTGGCCGCCGCCATGGATGCCGAAGTGATGCTGCTAGACCGCTCACCTGAACGGTTGCGCAGCCTTGAGGCAAGGCGCCGCGGCAGGCTGATTAGCGTTGTCAACAGCCGTGGCCTGCTGGAGCGACTCATCCCCACTGCAGACCTTTTGATCGGTGCCGTCCTGACGCCCGGAGGCCGAGCACCCACCCTCGTCGATGAAGAGATGGTGAAACAAATGAAGCCCAATTCAGTGATCGTGGATGTAGCGATCGATCAGGGAGGTTGTGTGGCCACCAGCCAAGAAACCACCCATACCCATCCCACCGTGACCATCCACGGCGTCCAGCACTACGCCGTCGGCAACATGCCAGGTGCGGTGCCTTTTACCTCCACTGAAGCTCTGGTGAGTGTGACCCTGCCCTACATCCTTGGCATTGCCGGGCGGGGCCTTGAGGAGGCCGTCACCGAACGTCCCGAACTTCTTTCCGGGCTCAACACAATTCAAGGCTCCGTTTGTCATCCGGGTGTCGCCAAGGCCCTAGGGCTACCACCAAGGCACCCAATGGCATGCTTACGCTAA
- a CDS encoding NAD+ synthase: protein MRLALAQLNPLVGDLAGNGEKILAACREAADLGADLVLTPELSLWGYPPRDLLLSHNHLVQQSDVLNKMASILAREVPDLAVLVGLAEQAHDPQLPQLFNALALIKSSQWQVVARKQLLPIYDVFDEKRYFRPAGTPAVLEFERDGRRWRLGLTICEDLWVEEALQGKRIAGPDPIAALLPQNIDLLLNLSASPFSQSKELLRQRLAARAAQRLSAPVIYVNQVGGNDELVFDGASFVVDEHAELALQLPSCREALAIWDATSTATHLDIPTIEPLEKLFRALVLGVRDYAGKCGFKRALLGLSGGIDSALVAVIAAAAVGADQVTSLLMPSPWSSAGSIDDALALAKRLGMATHTVSIATLMTNFEAALIPPLGKPPEGVTAENLQSRIRGTLLMALANQQDQLLLSTGNKSELAVGYCTLYGDMNGGLAVIGDVYKTNVFRLCDWLDSPAAETCRKEVGLPTKGELIGTTIRQKPPSAELRPNQRDSDSLPDYALLDPLLKALIEERLSTEQLVSRGHDPALIGRVQQLLRRAEFKRRQAPPLLKVSSQAFGSGWRLPIAAE from the coding sequence ATGCGCCTTGCTCTAGCCCAGCTCAATCCACTTGTAGGCGATCTGGCTGGCAACGGCGAAAAGATTCTGGCTGCCTGCCGTGAGGCTGCTGATCTCGGTGCAGATCTGGTACTCACGCCTGAGCTTTCCCTGTGGGGATATCCACCCCGAGATCTGTTGCTTAGCCACAACCATCTCGTTCAACAAAGCGATGTACTCAACAAGATGGCGAGCATCCTGGCCCGCGAAGTCCCTGATCTGGCAGTGCTCGTTGGCCTAGCTGAGCAAGCCCATGACCCTCAACTGCCCCAGCTCTTCAATGCTCTAGCCCTGATCAAAAGCTCCCAATGGCAGGTGGTAGCTCGCAAGCAACTGCTACCCATCTATGACGTTTTCGATGAAAAACGCTATTTCCGCCCGGCAGGAACTCCGGCTGTCTTGGAGTTTGAACGCGATGGGCGTCGCTGGCGTCTTGGGCTCACAATCTGCGAAGACCTCTGGGTGGAAGAAGCACTGCAGGGCAAGCGCATTGCCGGCCCTGACCCCATCGCAGCGCTACTGCCACAAAACATCGACCTACTGCTTAATCTCTCAGCTTCGCCATTCAGCCAATCCAAAGAACTTCTGCGCCAGCGCTTGGCCGCTAGGGCTGCGCAGAGACTGAGCGCTCCGGTGATCTATGTGAATCAAGTGGGCGGCAACGACGAGCTGGTCTTTGATGGCGCCAGTTTCGTCGTCGATGAGCATGCTGAACTTGCCCTGCAATTGCCCAGTTGTCGCGAAGCACTAGCCATCTGGGATGCAACCTCTACAGCCACCCATCTCGACATCCCTACGATCGAACCACTGGAGAAACTATTCCGGGCATTGGTTCTAGGTGTGCGTGACTACGCCGGCAAATGTGGCTTTAAGCGTGCACTGCTTGGCCTCAGCGGTGGCATCGATTCGGCTCTCGTGGCCGTGATCGCTGCAGCGGCGGTAGGTGCCGATCAGGTGACATCCCTACTAATGCCCTCACCCTGGAGTTCAGCCGGTTCAATTGATGATGCCCTAGCCCTCGCCAAACGACTAGGGATGGCTACCCACACTGTGTCGATTGCGACCTTGATGACGAATTTTGAGGCCGCCCTCATCCCTCCTCTCGGCAAGCCACCCGAGGGCGTTACTGCAGAGAACCTCCAATCCCGCATCCGCGGCACCTTACTGATGGCATTGGCCAACCAACAAGACCAGCTGCTGCTATCCACTGGCAACAAATCTGAACTAGCAGTGGGCTACTGCACCCTTTATGGCGATATGAACGGCGGCCTAGCCGTGATTGGAGATGTCTACAAAACCAACGTCTTTAGGCTCTGTGATTGGCTTGACAGCCCTGCCGCCGAAACATGCCGCAAAGAGGTAGGACTACCAACTAAAGGCGAACTGATCGGTACGACAATCCGCCAAAAGCCTCCCAGCGCCGAATTGCGCCCGAACCAACGCGATAGCGATTCACTACCCGACTACGCCCTCCTCGACCCTCTGCTTAAAGCTCTGATTGAAGAACGCCTCAGTACGGAGCAACTTGTCAGCAGAGGACATGACCCTGCCCTAATTGGGAGGGTGCAGCAATTACTGCGACGGGCCGAATTCAAACGACGACAGGCCCCACCCCTGCTGAAGGTGAGTTCACAGGCCTTTGGCAGCGGCTGGCGGCTACCGATCGCCGCCGAATAA
- a CDS encoding CNNM domain-containing protein produces MSNDLLVLTLLVVVVITGSALCSGVEAALLTVNPVQVHELAARPQPIAGARRLAQLRQRLGRTLSVLVIANNGFNIFGSLMLGAFAAYVFEKHNISDVALPLFSVGLTLLVIVLGEILPKSLGSRLALSVSLSSAPVLHLLGLLMRPVVVLLERLLPAITAENELSTNENEIRLLARLGSQKGQIEADEAAMIAKVFQLNDLTARDLMIPRVAAPTLDAAANLETLRPELLTHNAEWWVVLGKEVDKVLGVASRERLLTALLQGQGHLTPADLSETVEFVPEMIRADRLLTGFRRDNSGVRVVVDEFGGFVGVIGAEAVLAVLAGWWRKSS; encoded by the coding sequence ATGAGCAACGACCTGCTGGTCTTAACGCTATTGGTCGTTGTCGTTATCACCGGTTCTGCCTTGTGCTCAGGTGTGGAGGCAGCACTGCTCACAGTGAATCCTGTGCAAGTGCATGAGCTGGCCGCACGGCCCCAACCAATCGCTGGCGCCAGACGCTTAGCCCAACTCCGTCAACGGCTGGGTCGCACTCTGTCTGTACTGGTGATCGCCAACAACGGCTTCAACATTTTCGGCAGCCTGATGCTTGGCGCCTTTGCGGCTTATGTCTTTGAGAAGCACAACATCAGTGATGTGGCCTTGCCGTTGTTTTCGGTAGGTCTCACATTGCTCGTGATCGTGCTGGGCGAGATCCTGCCGAAATCCCTCGGCAGCCGCCTGGCCCTCTCGGTTTCCCTCTCCAGTGCCCCAGTGCTGCACCTGCTTGGCCTGCTGATGCGTCCTGTAGTGGTGTTGCTCGAGCGGTTATTGCCAGCAATTACCGCCGAGAACGAACTGAGCACGAATGAGAATGAAATCAGGCTGCTGGCAAGGCTGGGGTCGCAAAAAGGGCAGATCGAAGCCGATGAAGCTGCCATGATCGCCAAGGTGTTCCAACTCAACGACCTCACAGCCCGCGACCTGATGATCCCCCGGGTGGCAGCTCCCACCCTCGATGCTGCTGCCAACCTTGAAACACTTCGCCCTGAACTGCTCACCCACAACGCCGAGTGGTGGGTCGTGCTTGGCAAAGAAGTCGATAAAGTTCTGGGCGTGGCCAGCCGCGAAAGGCTGCTCACCGCCCTTCTGCAGGGTCAGGGTCACCTCACCCCTGCAGACCTCAGTGAAACGGTGGAATTTGTACCTGAAATGATTCGCGCCGATCGACTACTCACTGGCTTCCGTCGTGACAACAGCGGCGTGAGAGTGGTGGTTGATGAGTTCGGCGGTTTCGTGGGCGTGATCGGTGCCGAAGCTGTCTTGGCCGTACTGGCCGGCTGGTGGAGGAAATCAAGCTGA
- a CDS encoding F0F1 ATP synthase subunit B, producing MISPLFFASEGGFGLNLDLFDANIVNLAIVIFGLYKFLPPFIGGILERRRVAIMADLQDSEDRLLKATEALAAAKKDLAAAHQKAEQIREDCKLRAEAIRLDSEKRTVEEMARVKQGATADLNAEASRASAQLRREAARMAIENALSALPGKLNTEAQSKLVSQSIKNLGEA from the coding sequence ATGATTAGTCCTTTGTTCTTTGCCAGTGAGGGTGGTTTCGGCCTGAACCTCGACTTGTTTGACGCCAACATTGTCAATCTGGCGATTGTTATTTTCGGTCTCTACAAATTCCTTCCTCCTTTTATAGGGGGGATCCTTGAGCGCCGCCGTGTCGCCATTATGGCTGATCTTCAGGATTCTGAAGATCGTCTGCTTAAGGCCACCGAGGCTTTGGCAGCTGCCAAAAAGGATTTGGCAGCTGCCCATCAGAAAGCCGAACAGATCCGCGAGGATTGCAAGCTTCGTGCGGAAGCCATTCGTCTTGACAGTGAAAAACGCACGGTTGAGGAGATGGCACGTGTTAAGCAGGGTGCTACAGCAGATCTCAATGCTGAAGCCAGTCGTGCTAGCGCTCAATTGCGTCGAGAAGCTGCCCGTATGGCGATCGAGAATGCACTATCTGCTTTACCTGGAAAACTCAATACCGAGGCTCAATCCAAGTTGGTGAGTCAGTCCATCAAAAACCTTGGGGAAGCCTGA
- the atpH gene encoding ATP synthase F1 subunit delta, with protein MPLLNTITTPYAEAFLQVAESRKEVDQVVDQAKAVLALWNDCPELSGAMASPVLEVEAKKAALQKLFANQVTPSFLNLLKLLADRQRIGVLDAVLERLIELYREQRNIALATVTSAAELSEQQQAALQKKVQAVANTDKLEINLKIDPDLIGGFVVNVGSKVIDASVAGQVRRLGLALAKVS; from the coding sequence ATGCCACTGCTTAACACCATCACCACCCCCTATGCCGAGGCCTTTCTTCAAGTGGCTGAAAGCCGCAAGGAAGTCGATCAGGTGGTTGATCAGGCAAAGGCAGTTCTGGCCTTGTGGAACGACTGCCCTGAGCTAAGTGGGGCAATGGCCTCACCCGTTTTGGAAGTGGAGGCCAAGAAGGCTGCCTTGCAAAAGCTGTTTGCTAATCAGGTCACACCTTCTTTCCTCAACCTGCTGAAGCTGCTCGCCGATCGTCAGCGAATCGGCGTTTTGGATGCGGTGCTTGAGCGCTTGATTGAGCTCTATCGCGAGCAACGCAACATCGCTCTCGCCACAGTGACCTCTGCTGCTGAACTCAGTGAGCAGCAACAGGCTGCGCTGCAAAAGAAAGTGCAGGCTGTGGCCAATACCGACAAGTTGGAGATCAACCTCAAAATTGATCCAGATTTAATCGGTGGTTTCGTTGTCAACGTCGGCTCCAAGGTGATCGACGCCAGCGTTGCTGGACAGGTTCGACGTCTTGGCCTGGCACTGGCCAAGGTGAGCTAG
- a CDS encoding F0F1 ATP synthase subunit gamma gives MANLKDIRDRIVSVKNTRKITEAMRLVAAAKVRRAQEQVLRSRPFADRLARVLENIQSRMSFEMADAPLLKTSDLKTITLLAVTGDRGLCGGYNSNIIKRTEQRYAELNGQGYKVDLVLIGRKAITYFSNRSSQYTIRATFTGLEQVPTSDDAESITTEVLAEFLSQSTDRIEVIYTKFINLVSCNPVVQTLLPLDPQGIAEADDEIFRLTTKDSRLTVEKGVGPANEQPPLPSDIIFEQSPEQLLNALLPLYLQNQMLRALQESAASELASRMTAMNNASDNAKALAKTLTLDYNKARQAAITQEILEVVGGSCT, from the coding sequence ATGGCGAACCTCAAGGACATCCGCGACCGGATCGTTTCCGTTAAGAACACCAGAAAGATTACTGAGGCGATGCGTCTCGTAGCGGCTGCGAAAGTGCGTCGAGCACAGGAACAGGTGTTGCGAAGTCGCCCTTTCGCCGACCGGTTGGCTCGCGTGTTGGAGAACATTCAATCGCGAATGAGTTTTGAGATGGCAGATGCGCCTCTCTTGAAGACCAGCGATCTCAAAACCATTACCCTGCTTGCTGTTACAGGTGATCGTGGCCTTTGCGGAGGCTACAACTCCAACATCATTAAGCGCACTGAGCAGCGCTATGCCGAGTTGAATGGCCAGGGATACAAGGTTGATCTTGTCTTAATTGGTCGCAAGGCAATCACCTATTTCAGCAATCGATCAAGCCAGTACACGATTCGGGCTACCTTCACTGGCCTTGAGCAAGTTCCAACCTCTGACGACGCAGAGTCGATCACCACTGAGGTTTTAGCCGAATTCCTTTCTCAAAGTACAGATCGAATCGAGGTGATTTACACCAAGTTCATTAACCTTGTGAGCTGCAATCCTGTGGTGCAAACCCTCTTGCCGCTTGATCCCCAGGGCATCGCCGAGGCCGATGATGAGATCTTCCGGCTGACGACAAAGGATAGTCGTCTCACAGTTGAGAAAGGTGTTGGGCCTGCTAATGAGCAGCCTCCTCTGCCTTCGGACATCATTTTTGAACAGAGTCCTGAGCAACTGCTCAATGCTTTGTTGCCTCTCTATCTGCAAAATCAGATGCTGCGTGCCCTCCAGGAATCGGCGGCTTCCGAGTTGGCCAGTCGGATGACGGCGATGAACAATGCCAGCGACAACGCCAAGGCCTTAGCTAAGACTCTCACGCTTGACTACAACAAAGCACGTCAGGCAGCAATTACTCAGGAGATTCTGGAAGTTGTAGGTGGGTCTTGTACCTAG
- a CDS encoding DUF697 domain-containing protein: MTPPPPSTPERCHLLLSQWVKQLSLSNREYNQFAGELIALNRQLKRLEQRRLRIAVFGRVGVGKSSLLNALLGQNIFATDVAHGCTRHQQAVDWCQPINNLDSVELVDTPGIDEIAAAGRARLAARVALQADLVLLVLDSDLTSVEAAALKTLLKSGRPIVLVLNRCDCWSPEQRNALLASIRSRLPAAALQLQLHAVAAAPREPQLRADGLVRSKICPPQVEPLRKALIQLLMEQGELLLALNALRQADRFYQVLKRGRLQRSKAAAQGLIGRFAAIKASGVAANPLMLLDLAGGMACDTALVVKLCQLYGLQIGGPAARQLLGRLSSHNALLGGAQLGIQLALSAVRQLLLLAVPFTGGLSLAPAAPVALAQAALAVHTTRRTGRLAARELLLGSQRREAQPAALLRRLAANDPQVRRWLIDWPELAANEACQLQTLLP; encoded by the coding sequence ATGACGCCCCCCCCCCCCTCCACACCCGAGCGCTGTCACCTTCTACTCAGCCAGTGGGTCAAACAACTATCGCTGAGTAACCGCGAATACAACCAATTCGCTGGGGAGCTGATCGCACTCAATCGCCAACTCAAGCGATTGGAGCAGCGTCGGTTGCGCATCGCAGTGTTTGGTCGAGTAGGAGTCGGCAAATCAAGCCTGCTCAATGCACTGCTGGGCCAGAACATCTTTGCCACCGATGTAGCCCATGGCTGCACCCGTCACCAACAAGCGGTGGATTGGTGCCAACCGATTAATAATCTTGATTCTGTAGAGCTGGTCGACACTCCAGGCATCGATGAGATCGCTGCTGCCGGCAGGGCACGGCTAGCGGCGAGGGTAGCTCTGCAGGCCGATCTGGTGCTGCTGGTTCTTGACAGCGACCTCACCAGCGTCGAAGCAGCTGCCCTCAAGACCCTGCTCAAAAGTGGCAGGCCGATCGTGCTTGTGCTCAACCGCTGCGATTGCTGGTCGCCAGAGCAGCGCAATGCACTTTTGGCAAGTATTCGCAGCCGCCTACCCGCTGCAGCTCTCCAACTACAACTCCATGCTGTGGCCGCCGCGCCACGTGAGCCCCAGCTTCGTGCTGATGGCCTTGTGCGTAGCAAGATCTGCCCCCCTCAAGTGGAGCCGCTGCGCAAAGCCCTGATTCAGCTGCTGATGGAGCAGGGTGAGTTGCTTTTGGCTCTCAATGCCTTACGCCAGGCCGATCGTTTTTACCAGGTCCTCAAGCGAGGACGGTTGCAGCGAAGCAAGGCTGCAGCCCAAGGCTTAATCGGCCGTTTTGCCGCCATCAAAGCTTCCGGTGTGGCGGCCAATCCTCTAATGCTGCTGGATCTAGCCGGAGGTATGGCTTGTGACACTGCTCTGGTCGTCAAGCTTTGCCAGCTCTATGGCCTGCAGATCGGCGGCCCTGCAGCCCGGCAACTACTCGGCCGACTCTCAAGCCACAATGCCCTTCTAGGAGGTGCTCAGTTGGGCATTCAACTGGCGCTCAGCGCAGTGCGTCAGTTGCTGCTGCTGGCAGTTCCCTTCACTGGCGGTTTAAGCCTGGCGCCAGCAGCCCCAGTTGCCCTCGCTCAAGCAGCCCTCGCCGTGCATACAACACGACGCACCGGCCGCCTCGCAGCACGAGAACTACTGCTTGGCAGCCAACGACGCGAGGCCCAACCCGCTGCACTGCTAAGGCGCCTGGCTGCCAACGACCCTCAAGTCCGGCGCTGGCTGATCGATTGGCCAGAGCTGGCGGCCAACGAAGCGTGCCAACTTCAGACCCTGCTTCCATGA
- the atpA gene encoding F0F1 ATP synthase subunit alpha: MVSIRPDEISAILKQQISDYDKSVSVSNVGTVLQIGDGIARVYGLEQVMAGELVEFEDGTEGIALNLEDDNVGAVLMGEGVGIQEGSTVKATGKIASVPVSDEMLGRVVTPLGQPMDGKGDIPSTESRLIESIAPGIIKRKSVHEPLQTGITSIDSMIPIGRGQRELIIGDRQTGKTAIAIDTIINQKGEDVVCVYVAVGQKAASVANVVEVLREKGALDYTVIVAASASDPAALQYLAPYTGAAIAESFMYKGKATLVIYDDLTKQAQAYRQMSLLLRRPPGREAYPGDVFYLHSRLLERAAKLSDAMGSGSMTALPIIETQAGDVSAYIPTNVISITDGQIFLSSDLFNSGLRPAINVGISVSRVGGAAQTKAIKKIAGTLKLELAQFDELAAFSQFASDLDEATQKQLGRGKRLRELLKQPQFAPLNLAEQVAIVYAGVKGLIDEVPEDQVTQFSRELRDYLKTNKPEYITKVQTEKVLNEDAETILKAAINEVKSSMLASA; this comes from the coding sequence ATGGTTTCCATCCGCCCCGACGAGATCAGCGCGATTCTTAAGCAGCAGATCTCCGACTATGACAAGTCGGTTTCCGTCAGCAACGTCGGCACTGTTCTGCAGATTGGTGACGGTATCGCTCGTGTCTATGGCCTTGAGCAGGTCATGGCTGGCGAACTGGTGGAATTTGAGGATGGCACTGAAGGGATCGCCCTCAATTTGGAGGACGACAACGTTGGTGCGGTGTTGATGGGTGAGGGTGTTGGTATTCAGGAAGGCAGTACCGTCAAAGCCACTGGCAAGATTGCCTCAGTGCCCGTCAGCGATGAGATGCTGGGCAGAGTGGTGACTCCTTTGGGTCAACCGATGGATGGCAAAGGCGACATCCCCAGCACTGAGAGTCGCTTGATTGAGTCGATAGCTCCAGGCATCATCAAACGTAAGTCGGTGCATGAGCCACTGCAGACAGGGATTACATCAATCGATTCGATGATTCCTATCGGTAGGGGTCAGCGTGAGTTGATCATTGGTGACCGTCAGACAGGTAAGACTGCGATCGCAATCGACACGATCATCAACCAGAAGGGAGAAGATGTTGTCTGTGTTTATGTAGCTGTCGGCCAGAAGGCTGCCTCTGTGGCCAACGTAGTTGAGGTGCTTCGCGAGAAGGGCGCTCTCGATTACACCGTGATTGTGGCAGCTAGCGCTTCCGACCCAGCTGCTTTGCAGTACCTGGCTCCTTACACGGGCGCAGCTATTGCTGAGTCGTTCATGTACAAGGGCAAGGCGACTTTGGTCATCTACGACGATCTAACTAAGCAGGCCCAGGCCTATCGTCAGATGTCACTGCTGCTGCGTCGTCCTCCCGGTCGTGAAGCCTATCCAGGAGATGTCTTCTATCTCCACAGCCGCCTTCTTGAGAGGGCAGCAAAGCTTTCTGATGCGATGGGTAGCGGTTCGATGACGGCACTGCCGATCATTGAAACCCAAGCAGGAGACGTGTCGGCTTATATCCCTACCAATGTGATTTCAATCACGGATGGTCAGATTTTCTTGAGTTCAGATCTTTTCAACTCAGGATTGCGTCCTGCCATCAACGTTGGCATTTCAGTGAGCCGGGTTGGTGGTGCTGCGCAAACCAAAGCGATCAAAAAGATTGCCGGCACGTTGAAGCTTGAGTTGGCTCAGTTTGATGAATTGGCTGCTTTCTCTCAGTTCGCCTCTGATTTAGATGAAGCAACTCAGAAGCAGTTGGGGCGTGGTAAGAGACTGCGTGAGCTGCTTAAGCAGCCTCAGTTTGCACCGCTGAATTTGGCTGAGCAGGTTGCGATCGTTTATGCAGGAGTGAAAGGCTTGATTGATGAGGTGCCTGAGGATCAGGTCACTCAGTTTTCACGTGAATTGCGTGATTACCTCAAGACCAACAAGCCCGAGTACATCACCAAAGTTCAGACTGAGAAGGTGCTCAACGAGGATGCTGAGACCATTCTCAAGGCCGCCATCAACGAGGTGAAGTCGTCGATGCTGGCCTCGGCCTGA
- a CDS encoding DUF3326 domain-containing protein → MIPSFLLSASVSIPPPLPTLLVVPTGIGCEIGGYAGDALPSARLLAAASGCLITHPNVINGAALYWSDPRIQYVEGYSLDRFAAGELGLRPVRQQRIGLLLDAGIEPELRQRQWQVAEGCRASLGLNLGPVVTTDVPLEVRLREGSSGASWGELGQPDALLRAGEQLRDAGASAIAVVARFPEDPQSEALRAYRQGSGVDALAGAEAVISHLLVRELGLPCAHAPALSPLPCDPLLDPRAAGEELGYTFLACVLVGLSRAPDLVPLTIEEALPAGAELLHAEQLGAVVAPEGALGGEAVLACLERGVPLITVTNPSVLKVTPEALGITSGVQRASSYAEAAGLLLALREGIAKDSLQRPLDRLSEISSSPDTPMS, encoded by the coding sequence TTGATCCCTTCTTTTCTTCTCTCTGCAAGCGTATCGATCCCGCCTCCATTGCCTACCTTGCTGGTGGTGCCTACGGGGATTGGCTGTGAGATTGGTGGCTATGCCGGTGATGCTTTGCCTAGTGCTCGGCTGTTAGCAGCAGCTAGCGGTTGCTTGATCACCCATCCGAATGTGATCAATGGAGCGGCGCTTTATTGGAGCGACCCGCGCATTCAATACGTCGAGGGCTACAGCTTGGATCGTTTTGCTGCTGGTGAGCTTGGCTTGCGACCTGTGCGTCAGCAACGGATTGGTCTGTTGTTGGATGCTGGCATCGAACCGGAGTTGCGGCAGAGGCAATGGCAGGTTGCTGAGGGTTGTCGCGCCAGTCTTGGCTTGAATCTCGGGCCAGTGGTCACCACAGACGTTCCCTTGGAGGTGCGCTTACGCGAGGGGAGTAGTGGGGCGAGCTGGGGTGAATTAGGCCAGCCCGATGCGCTGCTGCGGGCTGGCGAGCAGCTTCGCGATGCCGGTGCCAGCGCAATCGCTGTGGTTGCCCGTTTCCCGGAGGATCCTCAAAGCGAGGCTCTGAGGGCCTATCGCCAGGGCAGTGGTGTTGATGCGCTTGCCGGTGCCGAGGCGGTGATTAGCCATTTGTTGGTGCGTGAGCTCGGCTTGCCTTGCGCTCATGCGCCGGCTTTGTCTCCACTGCCATGCGATCCACTTTTGGATCCACGTGCTGCTGGTGAGGAGTTGGGCTATACATTTTTGGCCTGTGTATTGGTGGGATTAAGTCGCGCACCCGATCTGGTGCCACTCACAATTGAAGAGGCATTGCCGGCAGGAGCAGAGCTGTTGCATGCTGAGCAGCTTGGTGCGGTAGTGGCCCCGGAGGGTGCTCTTGGCGGTGAAGCGGTGTTGGCGTGCTTGGAGCGGGGTGTCCCTTTGATCACCGTGACCAACCCGAGCGTGCTGAAGGTGACGCCAGAGGCTCTGGGAATCACATCCGGAGTGCAGAGAGCTAGTAGTTATGCGGAAGCGGCAGGATTACTATTGGCTCTCAGGGAGGGGATTGCGAAGGACTCCCTGCAGAGGCCTTTGGATCGGTTGAGTGAGATCTCATCCAGCCCTGATACGCCAATGTCGTGA
- a CDS encoding nicotinate-nucleotide adenylyltransferase — protein MSKQQGTIALFGTSADPPTCGHQALLEGLVAMFPKVATWASDNPMKRHCAPLEKRKALLATLVKAIANPQLELMQELSSPWAITTLKRANTRWPSNELVFVVGSDLAGQIPHWKDARAVLQLARLAIAPRQGWPLQLQQLEALECLGGRIELLPMQIPATSSSEVRSQPKPAQIPAALWPLVLEHNLYGLATSP, from the coding sequence ATGAGCAAGCAACAGGGCACCATCGCCCTGTTTGGCACCAGCGCCGACCCCCCAACCTGCGGCCACCAAGCACTGTTGGAAGGCTTGGTGGCGATGTTCCCAAAGGTCGCCACCTGGGCTAGCGACAACCCGATGAAACGCCACTGCGCCCCATTGGAGAAGCGAAAAGCTCTGTTGGCTACTTTGGTGAAGGCGATCGCTAATCCGCAGCTAGAGCTGATGCAAGAACTCAGCAGTCCATGGGCGATCACGACTCTGAAACGTGCAAACACACGCTGGCCTAGCAACGAATTGGTGTTTGTGGTTGGCAGTGATCTGGCCGGCCAAATCCCCCACTGGAAAGATGCTCGAGCTGTCTTGCAACTCGCCCGCCTCGCCATTGCTCCTCGTCAAGGTTGGCCACTACAGCTACAGCAACTCGAAGCCCTGGAATGCTTGGGTGGTCGTATCGAGCTGCTACCAATGCAAATCCCCGCCACCTCAAGTTCTGAGGTGCGCAGTCAACCCAAGCCGGCCCAGATCCCTGCAGCATTATGGCCATTGGTTCTGGAACACAACCTCTACGGCCTCGCCACCAGTCCCTGA